Proteins co-encoded in one Arachis hypogaea cultivar Tifrunner chromosome 11, arahy.Tifrunner.gnm2.J5K5, whole genome shotgun sequence genomic window:
- the LOC114924705 gene encoding uncharacterized protein, giving the protein MTTNISECVNSVLKGTRNLPVTSLVKSTYGRLAELFVVRGQTVQAQLGSWYEFFQALVKAIERNIRNSRCFTVTLYDRHQSEYTVAETTPTGNFSLGSYRVSLKDHTCDCGHFQVLHYPCCHAIACCTHSRLNWASYVHEVYRMTEVFNVYKLGFVPLIPEGLWLPYAGPTVILDPNMRRAREGRPKATKIHGSMDQSVENHPKCCGLCRQPGHTRRNCD; this is encoded by the coding sequence ATGACAACCAACATTAGTGAATGTGTGAATTCCGTGTTAAAGGGAACTCGCAACCTCCCGGTCACCTCGTTGGTTAAGTCCACGTATGGGAGGCTTGCGGAGCTATTCGTGGTCCGTGGACAGACGGTGCAGGCACAACTGGGATCTTGGTATGAATTTTTTCAGGCGTTGGTGAAGGCTATTGAGCGGAACATAAGAAACTCCAGGTGCTTCACTGTCACATTATATGACAGGCACCAATCGGAGTACACAGTGGCTGAGACCACACCGACCGGGAACTTCTCGTTAGGTAGCTATCGAGTTTCCCTTAAGGATCACACATGCGATTGTGGCCACTTTCAGGTGCTTCATTATCCATGTTGTCACGCCATTGCATGTTGCACCCACTCGCGCCTGAATTGGGCGTCATATGTTCACGAGGTGTATCGCATGACTGAAGTGTTTAACGTGTACAAGCTAGGTTTTGTTCCGCTTATCCCAGAAGGCCTATGGCTCCCATATGCTGGACCGACAGTCATTCTTGATCCTAACATGAGGCGTGCCAGGGAAGGACGTCCAAAGGCAACCAAGATCCACGGGAGCATGGATCAGTCTGTTGAGAACCACCCGAAGTGCTGTGGGCTCTGCCGTCAGCCTGGTCATACGCGCAGGAACTGTGACTAG